TGAACTTGCGGGGCTGGGTCCGTCGGCGGTCGAGCACGGCGACCTCGAGGTCTCCAGGAGGGATCACCCGGTCCTCGGAGCCGCCCGACTCGTCGGGGCTGTGGCCCAGCGCGGCGACGGCGACGTGCAGTGCCTCGGAGAGCGAGGCGTTCTCGCTGTAGTGGTCCTTGAGGTACGACGCGACCACGTCGTCGGCGCCGCCCATCACGGCGTACTGGTGCTCGTCGGTGACCTGCCCCTGGTAGGTGAGACGGTAGATCTGGTCGTCGGCGGCGGTGTCACCCACCTCGGCCACGAACAGCTCGACCTCGTAGGGCTTCTCGCCACCGCTGGAGAAGATCGTGCCCAGCGTCTGGGCGTACGCGTTGGCCAGCCCGCGGCCGGTGACGTCGCGTCGGTCGTAGGCATAGCCACGCATGTCGGCGAGGCGTACTCCCGCGATCCGGAGGTTCTCGAACTCGTTGTAGCGGCCCACCGCGGCGAAGGCGATCCGGTCATAGATCTCGCTGACCTTGTGCAGGGCCTGCGAGGGGTTCTCCGAGGCGAACAGCACGCCGTCGGCGTACTGGATCACGACCACGGAGCGGCCGCGCGCGATGCCCTTGCGAGCGAAGTCCGCGCGGTCCTTCATCAACTGCTCGGGCGAGACGTAGAACGGCATGCTCATCGGACGACATCCTTGGTTGTCGAGCGGGGTCGTGACACGCGTGTCGAGGGTGGCCGCGGCATCAGGTCAGGCTCGCTGCCGGTCCGTCCGGCCGACCCATCCGGCCGGCGATCACGGCATCCGCGATCGCGGCGACCTCGTCGTCCGGGAGCCGGTGGCCGCCGTCGGCGGTGATCACCTGGACGACCGGGAAGATCCGGCGCGCCAGATCCGGTCCGCCGGTTGCCGAGTCGTCGTCAGCGGCGTCGTACAGCGCCTGCACGATGGCGGTCACGCACTCGTCCTGGCTCAGGTCGTCGCGGTAGAGCTTCTTCAACGAGCCGCGCGCGAACATCGAGCCGGACCCCACCGAGTGGAACGCGGTCTCCTCGTAGCGACCGCCGGTGACGTCGTAGGAGAAGATCCGGCCGGAGCCGACCGTGAGGTCGAACCCCGCGAACAGCGGTACGACCGCGAGGCCCTGCATCGCCATCGCGAGGTTGGCCCGGATCAGGGCTGCGAGGCGGTTGGCCTTGCCGTCCATCGAGAGGGTCATCCCCTCGATCTTCTCGTAGTGCTCGAGCTCGGTCTGGAAGAGCCGGACCACCTCGACCGCGAGGCCCGCGGTGCCGGCGATGCCGACCGCGGAGTACTCGTCGGCCGGGAAGACCTTCTCGATGTCGCGCTGCGCGATGATGTTGCCCATCGTGGCTCGGCGGTCTCCGGCCATGACCACCCCGCCGGAGAAGGTGGCGGCGACGATCGTCGTACCGTGCGGGGCGAGGTCGCCCGCGTGTCCCTGGGGTACGACGCGCCGCGAGGGCAGCAGGTCGGGAGACTGCACGGCCAGGAAGTCGGCGAAACTCGAGGTGCCGGGCGTCATGTACGACGCCGGCAGTCGGGATTCGTTCACTGGCCGCCCTTCTGGATGAACGACTTCACGAAGTCCTCGGCGTTGGTCTCGAGGACGTCGTCGATCTCGTCGAGAATCGCGTCGACGTCCTCGTCGAGCGCTCCCTTGCGTTCGGCCACGTCGGTCTCGGGCTGGACCTCCGCGACCTCCTCGGACTCGCCCGACTTGCGGGGTTGTTTCTGCTCCTGGGCCATGCGTTCACCCTAGCCGTTCGATCCACCCGATGAGACTGGTCCTCACCGCTCGGCGGGGGGCACGGTGGTCGCCGTTTGGTCCCAAACCGCATGTTCTGCGCCCGAAACACCGTCGTTTGGTCCCAAACCGCAACCTCGGAGCGGGACATGCTCGCCGCGCCTGGTCCGCCCCGGTGTCAGCGGGTGAGCGCCCGGAAGAGCTCCTCGGCGGTGTCGCAGCGGTCGATCAGCGCGGCGACGTGGGCCTTGCTGCCACGGAGAGGGTCGATGGTGGGCACGCGCTGCAGCGACTCGCGCCCGGGCAGGTCGAAGATCACGGAGTCCCAGGAGGCGGCGGCGACGGAGTCGGCGTACTTCTCCAGGCAGCGGCCACGGAAGTAGGCGCGGGTGTCCTCGGGAGGATGGTGCATCGCCCACTCGACGGAGTCGTCGTCGAGCAGCCGCTCGATCTTCCCCAGCTGCACCAGCCGCTGGTAGAGGCCCTTGTCGGGTCGGATGTCGCTGTACTGGTAGTCGATCAGCTGCAGCTTGGCGCTGTCCCAGTCGAGGCCGTCGCGGTCGCGGTAGGACTGCAGCAGCTTCAGCTTGGCCACCCAGTCGAGCTCGGTGGCGCACAGCATCGGGTCACGCTGCAGCCGGGTGAGCACCGACTCCCAGCGGTCCAAGACGTCGACCGTCTGCTCGTCGGCGTCGGCGCCGAGCCGGTCGTCGACGTACTTGCGGGCCAGCTCGAGGTACTCCTCCTGGAGCTGGATCGCGGTCAGGGTGCGGCCGTCCTGGAGGGTGATCAGCTCACGCAGCGTCGGGTCGTGGGAGACCGCGCGCAGCGCCGCGACCGGCCCGTCGATGCTGAGGTCGGCGGAGATGAACCGGGCCTCGATCATCGCCAGCACCAGCGAGGTGGTGCCGACCTTGAGGTACGTCGAGATCTCGGCGAGGTTGGCGTCGCCGATGATCACGTGGAGGCGGCGGTACTTCTCGGGGTCTGCATGCGGCTCGTCGCGGGTGTTGATGATCGGGCGCTTCAGCGTCGTCTCGAGACCCACCTCGACCTCGAAGTAGTCAGCACGCTGGCTGAGCTGGAAGCCGTGCTCCCGGCCGTCCTGGCCGATCCCGACCCGGCCGGACCCGCAGACGACCTGACGACTCACGAAGAACGGCGTCAGGTGGCGGACGATGTCGCCGAACGGCGTCGAGCGGCTCATCAGGTAGTTCTCGTGGGCGCCGTACGACGCCCCCTTGTTGTCGGTGTTGTTCTTGTAGAGGTGGATGGGCGCAGTGCCGGGCGTCGCGGCGGCCATCCGGGTGGCGTCGAGCATGACAAGCTCGCCGGCCTTGTCCCAGCGGACGATGTCGAGGGGGGTGGTCACCTCGGGTGTGGAGTACTCCGGGTGAGCATGGTCGACGTAGAGGCGGGCACCGTTGGTGAGGATCACGTTGGCCAGGCCGAGGTCTTCGTCGGTCAGCTGGCTCGGGTCGGCGACCTGACGGCTCAGGTCGAAGCCGCGGGCGTCGCGCAGCGGCGACTCCTCCTCGAAGTCCCACCGCGCACGCCGGGCCTTGATCGTGGCGCTGGCGTAGGCGTTCACCACCTGCGAGCAGGCCACCATCGGGTTGGCGTGGGGCTGCCCCTGCACCGAGATGCCGTACTCGACCTCGGTGCCCATCACCCGTCGTACCGTCACGGTCCCGAGCCTACGCGCCGACACGGACACCGATCCGGGTCAGCCTGCCCCGACCGCGCCGGGGGACGCCGAGCGACGCCGCCGAGTCGGCGTGCCTCGGGTGGGCGGAGTCGGCCCCGGGTCACATGGCCCGAACAGGTCGGCCCCCCGGCCCAGATGGGCCAGGGGGCCGATCAAGTGCCCGAGGGACCGGTCAGCGTCCGGTCAGGGCCCGGATCGGGCTCCGGGGGCCGATCGTGATGCTCGACCCGTGCTTGAACTGCTGGTTGACGTTCTGGAAGGTGAAGGTGATCGGGTGGGCGAGAGTCACCACGCCGGCGTCACCGGTCGTGATGCAGCCGAAGATCAGCTTGGCCCCCCTCGGGAAGTGAGCGAAGCCGGTCTGGTTGATGACCGGTTCGTCCGTGGACGTGCTGGACTTCGAGGTCACCGCGTAGACCTTGGTGATGTCCGAGGTGCTCGTGAGCAGTCCCTTGTCGATGATCAGGCACTGCATCGTGTCGGCCGAGTTGTCGCTGGTCCACAGGCCGGTCATCGTGAACTCCACGTTGCCCTTCGGCGCGTTGATCTGGAACAGGTGCTGGTCGTTGCTCAGCGTCCCCCCCGACGTGCCGAGCCGGTAGGTCGCGATGGCCGGGCTGAGCTGGGCGGCCGTGAACCCACCCACCTGGTTGGCGTTGAGGTTCTTGACCATCTTGGAGCTGTTCACGACCAGCGGGGGCGAGGACTTCGCCGAGTTCAGGTTCAGTGCCGGGCCACGCCCGAGGTTCTTCAACGAGGTGGTCCCCGTGGCGGCGTTCGAGTGGCCGAGGATCAGCGGATGCCCGGAGGCGGCGTACGTCGCGAGGTTCGCGCCTCCGACCAGGATCGCTGCGGCGGCGAGCGTCGTGACGGTAGCGCGGAAGGTGGGTCGAGCAGACATCGGATCTCCTTGACGATGTGGGTGGTGGTGGAGGTATCGACAACATGAGGCCCGGTCACCGGCCCCAGATACAACCGCCCGAACGGGCCACGGGTCGCGCCGCCGCTAATGTGGCCGGGTGGGCTGGTGGAGCGAGCACGTGGTGCCCCGGGTCACCGACGCGTCACTGCGCGGTCGCGCCCTCGGGGAGTCCCGGAGCCGGGCCTGCGCCGGTTTGACCGGGCGGGTCCTCGAGATCGGCTTCGGCGGCGGCCTCAACCTCGTCCACCTGCCTGCAGAGGTCACCGAGGTGGGCGCGGTGGAGCCCTCGGACGTCGGTTGGCGGCTCTCGGAGAAGCGCCGGTCGGCAAGCGTCGTACCGGTGGTGCGGATCGGCCTCGACGGCCAGGCGATCGCCGCTGCGGACGCGTCGTACGACTCGGCGCTGTGCACCTTCACGCTCTGCACGATCCCGGATGCGCTGGCGGCGCTTTCAGAGGTACGACGCGTGGTCCGGCCCGGGGGCACCCTCCACTTCCTGGAGCACGGCCTGTCCCCCGACGACCGCGTCGCCGGCTGGCAGCACCGGCTCGACCCGTGGCAGCAGCGACTGGCCGGCGGGTGTCACCTGACACGTGACGCCGGCGCACTGGTCGAGCAGTCGGGAATGACGCTCGAGCTGCTGGAGACCGGGTCGCTGCCCGGATTCAGCGGACCCGCGGCGCTGTCCTTCGGCTTCCTCGGCCGGGCGCGGGTCTGACGGCGGGCGATCAGTACGGCGTGCCGTCGCGGAACTGCGCGCCGTTCGCCTGGTTCTGCACGTTGGTGTAGTTCACGCTGGCGTCCGTCGAGATCGGGCCGTTGCCGATGCCCGACCCCTTGGAACGCTTTGCGGGCCTTGCGCCAGATGATGCCCACACCCAGCACGAACAATCCGAGAATCACCCAGCCCACGACCGTCTCCTAGAGGTACTGGCCGGTGTTGCCGACCGTGTCGATCGACCGGCCGGGCTCGGTGCCCTGCTTGCCGGTGATCAGCGTTCGGATGAAGACGATCCGCTCGCCCTTCTTGCCGGAGATCCGCGCCCAGTCGTCGGGGTTGGTGGTGTTGGGCAGATCCTCGTTCTCCTTGAACTCGTCGACGCACGCCTGGAGCATGTGCTGGACCCGCAGGCCGCGCTGGTCGTGCTCGAGGAAGTCCTTGATCGCCATCTTCTTGGCCCGGTCGACGATGTTCTGGATCATCGCCCCGGAGTTGAAGTCCTTGAAGTACAGGACCTCCTTGTCGCCGTTGGCGTAGGTGACCTCGAGGAAGCGGTTCTCCTCGGTCTCGGTGTACATGCGCTCGACGGTGGCCCGGATCATGCCCTCCACGCAGGACACGCGGTCGCCGCCGAACTCGGCGACGTCGTCGGCGTGCAGGGGCAGCTCGGGGATGAGGTACTTGCTGAAGATGTCACGGGCGGACTCGGCGTCCGGGCGCTCGATCTTGATCTTCACGTCCAGGCGGCCGGGACGCAGGATCGCCGGGTCGATCATGTCCTCGCGGTTGGAGGCACCGATCACCAAGACGTTCTCGAGCGCCTCGACGCCGTCGATCTCGCTGAGCAGCTGCGGGACGATGGTGTTCTCCACGTCGGAGGACACCCCCGAGCCACGGGTGCGGAACAGGGAGTCCATCTCGTCGAAGAACACGATCACCGGGGTGCCGTGGCTGGCCTTCTCGCGCGCCCGCTGGAAGACCAGTCGGATGTGCCGCTCGGTCTCGCCGACGTACTTGTTGAGCAGCTCGGGACCCTTGATGTTGAGGAAGTAGGACTTCCCCTCCTGCCCGGTCTTGGCTGCGACCTTCTTGGCCAGGGAGTTCGCCACGGCCTTGGCGATCAGGGTCTTCCCGCAGCCGGGAGGGCCGTAGAGCAGGACGCCCTTGGGAGGCTTCAGCTGGTGCTCGAGGAACAGCTCGGGGTGCAGGTAGGGCAGCTCGACCGCGTCGCGGATCGCGTCGATCTGGCTGCGCAGGCCACCGATCGAGCCGTACTCGATGTCGGGGACCTCTTCGAGGACCAGCTCCTCGACCTCGGACTTCGGGACCCGCTCATAGGCGTACGCCGCACGACTGTCGAGCAGCAGGGAGTCGCCGGCTCGGAGCGTGTCGGCCTTCAGCGGGTCGGCCAGCCGGACCACTCGCTCCTCGTCGGCGTTGGCGATCACCAGGGCGCGCTCGTTGTCGGCGAGGAGCTCCTTGAACATCACGACCTCGCCGACCTGCTCGAAGTCGAGGGCGGCGACGACGTTGAGGGCCTCGTTGAGCATGACCTCCTGGCCGCGCACGAGGGTGTCGATCTCGACGCCGGGGCTGACGTTGACCCGCAGCTTGCGGCCGCCGGTGAACACGTCGACCGAGTCGTCCTCGTTGCGCTTGATGAAGGTGCCGAAGCCTGCCGGCGGCTGGGCCAGCCGGTCGACCTCCTCCTTGAGCTTGGTGATCTGGTCGCGCGCCTCGCGCAGCGTCTGGGCGAGCCGCTCGTTCTGCGAGGTGACCGCGGACAGCGACCGCTGGGTGTCGGCCAGGCGCAGCTCGATCCCGCGCGCGGCGGCCGGTCCGTCGGACAGGCGGCGGCGCAGGTCCGTGATCTCGGACTCGAGGAACCTGACCTGCTCGGCCAGCTCGCGTGCGCTCCGGTCGCCGTTCGAGGCGCCCGAAGCATCGTGACCCATGCTCATGTGCCCACCTCCTGCATTCGACCCTACTCGTCCACGGTTGCCTCGACGACGCGAACGCGGGCGCGTTTCTCACGATTTGGTCTCGGAGTTCGCGACCACGTCGGGTCGCCCGCTCAGTCCTCCGCGGGCTCGGGGGGAACGCCGGGAGGTCGCGGCCCGGCGTAGTCGGGGCCGTAGGCGCCGGGGGCCGGTCGGCGCTTCTTCAACGGGGCCCGGGTGCCGGGCGCCATCCGTCGCGCGGTGACCAGGAAAGCGGTGTGCCCGATCATCGCGTGGTCGGGCCGGACCGCGAGGCCCTCGACGTGCCAGTTCCGCACCAGCGACTCCCACGCCTGCGGCTCGGTGAAGCCGCCGTGGAGCCGGAGGGTCTCGACGAACCGGGACAGCTGCGTGGTCGTGGCGACGTACGCGCAGACGATGCCGCCCGGTCGCAGCGCTCCGGCCGTGGCCTCCAGGCAGTCCCACGGGGCCAGCATGTCGAGGATCACCCGGTCCGCCCGGAGGCCCGAGGCGGGCAGCTCCTCGGCCAGGTCGCCCGCGAGCAGTGTCCACGCCGGGTGGCCCTGACCATCGGCCATGCCGAAGAACTGGTTGACGTTGGCCCGGGCGACGTCGGCGAAGTCCTCTCGCCGTTCGTACGACGTGACCCGGCCGTGCGGGCCGACCGCGCGCAGCAGCGAGCAGGTCAAGGCACCGGAGCCGACCCCCGCCTCGACGACGTCCGCGCCGGGGAAGATGTCGGCCATCGCGACGATCTGCGCGGCGTCCTTGGGGTAGACCACCGCCGCGCCGCGCGGCATCGACACCACGAACTCGTTGAGCAGGGGACGGAAGACGAGGTACTCCCCGCCGGCGGACGAGGTCACCGTGAAGCCCTCGTCCCGGCCGATCAGCTCGTCGTGCTCGAGGTGGCCCTTGTTGGAGAAGAACCGCTTGCCGGCGACCAGCTCGAAGTTGTTCTTGCGGCCCTTCTGGTCGGTCAGCCGCACCCACTCGCCCTCGCGGAGCGGCCCGCGGTGGACTCCCCCCCACGCCTGCGCCGGGACGTCGGGGTCGGTCGTGTCGTCGGGCATGGACGCGACCCTAGCGCCGTCCTCCGGCCCGCTCCGGCCCGGCTCCCGAGTTGCGGTTTGGGACCAAACGGCGTGATTTCGGGCCGAACACCTGCGGTTTGGGACCAAACGGCGGGGTTCGGAGTACGGCGGGGGCGGTGCTGGCCTCAGGCGTGCGCGCGGAAGGCCCGGTCGACGTCGGCGGTGGAGAGGACGCCGAAGATGCTCCCGTCTGGGTCGAGCAGGAGGTACTCCCCCGCGGGCCGGGCGCTGATCGCCCGGATCAGGTCCTCGCCACCGATGCCGGCCGGCAGTCGCAGGCCCTCGTCGAGCGTGCGCGCCACGGTCGACACCGCGACCCAGGGGCGACGGTCCTCGGGCACGGACAGCAGGGCCACCTCGTTGACCACTCCGACCGGCTGTCCGGAGATGCTGACCGTCACGATGCTGCCCGCCTCGACCTCCTGGGCACGGCGTACCGCCTCGGCCAGCGGCAGCTCCGAGGGGACTGTGAGGGTACGGCGCGCCAGGTCGCGGGCGACCAGGAAGGGCAGGCGGGACCTGACCTTCGCCGAGGTCATGGCCGCGGTCGCACCGCTCCACAGGAACAGCGAGATCATGCCGGCGAACAGGAAGTCGATCGCGGTCGGCTGTCCACCGAGGAGCTTGCTGGTCAGCAGGGGCCAGCCGACGAAGGCCAGAAGCGCCAGGACCCGGCCGCCCCAGGCTGCCACGACGGTGCCCTTGTGCATGTCGCCGCTGCCGCGCCAGACGGCGGCCTTGAGCACCCGCCCACCGTCCAGGGGCAGACCGGGCAGGAGGTTGACGACCCCCACGATCAGGTTGGCGCTGGCGATCGCGCCGACGGCGAGCCCGATCAGCCCCCCGGGAGCGACGAACGTCAGGGCCGAGGCCACCAGTCCGACCGCGACCGACGTCAGCGGGCCGACCACCGAGATCCAGAACTCCTGCCGCGGGTGCTCGGGCTCCTTGTCGATCGCGGTCATGCCGCCCATGAAGTGCAGGGTGATCGAGGAGACCGGCAGCCCGAAGCGCTTGGCGGCGACGGCGTGGGCGGCCTCGTGCAGCAGGACCGAGAGATAGAGCAGTACGGCGAAGGTCAGCCCGGCGACGTACTTCAGCCCGCCCAGCCCGGGTTGCGCCCGGTCGACCGCTGGGGCCATGAAGATCGCGATCACGAGGGCGACCACGAACCAGGTCCGGGTGAGCAGCACGTCGGTCCCCGCGATCGTGCCCACCTTGAACGTGCCGGGTGGGCGCGAGACCGGCGGCGAGGCCCCCGGCGCGCGGTCGTTGCTCATGCTGCGAGGCTACCGGTCGGCCGCGCGGCGCGCGGCGTACCACGTGGTGTCGGTGGCCTCACCTAGATTCGGGTCATGTCCACCCCGTCGACCCCGCTCGCCTCGCCGGCCGAGCTCCGCTCGACCCCCGTCGACGGCGAGCAGGTGCTCGGGGCGCTCTCCCCGAGCCGCGCGTCCGACTTCATGACCTGCCCGCTGATGTACCGGTTCCGCACCATCGACCGACTGCCCGAGGAGCCGTCCGCCGATGCCCTCCGCGGCACCCTGGTCCACAAGGTGCTCGAGGACCTCTTCGATCTCCCGTCCGCGGACCGCACCCCCGAGCAGGCCCGAGCGCTGCTCACGCCGACATGGGAGGCGCTGCTCGCTGCCGAGCCCGCGATCGCGGAGCTGTTCACCGACGAGGGTCCCGACCTGGCCGAGTGGCTGGCCAGCGCTCGTGACGTCCTGGACCGCTACTTCACCCTCGAGGACCCTCGGCGCCTCGAGCCGGCCGAGCGGGAGCTCTACGTCGAGACCGTCCTGGAATCCAAGCTGCTGCTGCGCGGCTTCGTCGACCGTCTCGACGTCGCGCCCGACGGCGCGATGCGGGTGGTGGACTACAAGACCGGACGGTCCCCGAGCCAGCTGTTCGAGGCCAAGGCCCTGTTCCAGATGAAGTTCTACGCCCTGGTCCTCTGGCGCACCCGCGGCACCGTCCCGGCGATGCTGCAGCTGGTCTACCTCGGGAACGGCGAGATGCTCCGCTACCTCCCGGACGAGGCCGACCTGCGCGCCACCGAGCGCAAGGTCGAGGCCATCTGGCGGGCCATCCGGATCGCCGAGGAGTCCGGGAACTGGCGTCCCCACCGCAGCAAGCTGTGCGACTGGTGCTCGTTCCAGGCGTTGTGCCCCGAGTTCGGCGGCACCCCGCCGCCGCTGCCCGGACGCATCAGCGACCCCGGCACCCTCACCGTCGACGACATCGCCTGACCCGACCCCCGCTCACCGACCGTTCGCGGCGGCCGACATGTCGCCGTTTGGTCCCAAACCGCAGCATTTCGGACCGGAAAGTTGCGGTTTGGGACCAAACGGCACACATCCGCGCGGCCCGGCGGGGGGTCAGTCGAGGCCGTTGCGCTCAGCCCAGAGGGCGGCCTGGGTCCGGTCTACGACGCCGATGCGTTGGAACGCCGAGGTCAGGTGGGCCTTGACGGTGCGCTCGGAGATCCCGAGCCGCCGGGCGATCTGCTTGTTGGCCAGCCCCTGACGCACCAGGACCAGCACCTCGGTCTCGCGGGGCGTGAGCTCGGCGGCCGGCGTGGTACGACGGGCACCGAGCAGCTCGCGCGCGGCCCGGGGGTTGATCGGCGACTCTCCGCGGGCGACGGCCCGGATCCCGATCAGCACCTCGTCGGGCTCGGCATCCTTGAGCAGGTAGCCCATGGCGCCGGCATCCAGCGCGCCGACGATCCGCTCGGCGTCGGAGTACGACGTGAGCACGAGGACGTCGGCGAGCTTCTCGGCCACGATCTCCCGGGTGGCCGCGACCCCGTCCATGCCCGGCATCTGCAGGTCCATCAGCACCACGTCGGGCCGCAGCTCACGGACCAGCTCGATCGCCTCGCCGCCGGACGCGGCGGTCCCGACCACCTCGAGGTCGGCCTGCCCGGCCAGCAGCTGCTCCAGCCCGGCTCGCAGCACGGCGTGGTCGTCCACGATCACGACCCGGATCGTCGGCTCGCTCATCTGCGGTCCACCACCATTCGTACGGTCGTCCCGGCGTCCGGTGACGAGTCCACGTCCACCACTCCTCCGCCGTCCTCGACCAGGCTCTTGAGCCCGCGGAGCCCGTAGGAGGTGTCGGCGGAGCGCTGCGCCGGATCGAAGCCGACACCGTCATCCTTCACGACCAGCCGCACCTGGCGCTCGTCGCCGGTCACGTCCACGCTCAGGTGCTCGGCGTGAGCGTGCCGGACGGCGTTGCGGATGGACTCCTGCGCCGCTCGCCAGACCAGGGTGACGACGTGGTCGGGGGCACCCTCGATGCCGCTGACCGAGACCGTGGCCGCGGTGCCGGCGCTGACCGCGGGCGCGGTCAGGTCCTCCAGGGAGGCGGCCAGCGACCCGGCGTTGAGCCCCGGGGGGTGGATCTCCACCAGCAGCGAGCGCAGCTGCCGCAGGGAACGTCGTACGGCCTGGCCGGCCCGGTCGAGGTCACCCCGCAGCTCGGCGGAGAGCCCCGGCTCGCGCGCCGACCCCGACAGCGCGAACGCCGTCCCGGCGAGCTCCTGGACCACGCCGTCGTGGAGGTCGCGGGCGATCCTGCGCCGCTCCGCCTCGGAGGAGTCGATCGCCCGCAGCATCAGCCGCTCGCGCGCCTTCGACGCGCGGGTCAGCCGCAGCGTCAGGGCGCCGATCAGGGGTACGCCGAGGAGCAGGATCGCGAGCAGACCTCCGGCCGTGATCCGGCGGAACGGCGTGAGCACCTCGTGCGCGCGCTGCTGCACGGTGGTCAGGGAGTAGTAGGCCTCGAACAGCAGGGGCGTGCCCTCGGGCGAGTGGATCTGGGTGTAGACCTCCAGCAGGCCGCTCTGGTCGGTCTCGAACTTGTTCTCGCTGCGGCGCAGGTCGGAGACGCCCCCCTCGGTGTGGCCGCTCAGCAGCACCTGCCGCTGCTCGTCGTCGAGGGGGAAGCGCTGCCCGATCAGATCGGTCTCGTCGCTGTAGACGATCGTGCCGTCCGCACGCCAGATCTTGATCCGGCGCACGTCGCCGACCATCAGCCGCGAGAGCACGGCCCGGTCGAAGCGGTCGATCGCGCCGGGATCGGTCGCGACCAGCTTGCGTGGGATGGCCGGCTCGGCGACCGAGTGGGCCAGGAGCTCAGTCGTCACCTGGGCGTCGGCGACCGCCTCCGACCGGCCGGCTCGCTCCGACAGCATCCCGGTCGCCCACCACGTCGCCCCGAACAGCAGGAAGCTCGCCACGAGGAACTGCACCATGGGGTTGCGCAGCAGCCTCACCGCGAGGTTCCTTTCGTGTGGTCAGGCCGCGAGGCCGCTACCGGGGCTCAGAGTGAGATGGTCCCACGACACACGGCGCCGGTCGTACGACGCTCGGCCCGGAAGGCGAAGGTGTCGGTCCCGGCCAGGTCGGCCATCCGGCGGTTCACCGTGAACGAGCCGCTGGTGCCCGCCGTGGTGCTCGACCCCTTGGCGGACACGCTGCCGTCGTGCCGGACCTTCCAGTCCCAGACCTGTCCGCGGTGGTTGCTGTCGACCTCGCCCTCGAACTCGATCCGGCCGCTGTCCAGCTTGACCTTGAGCTTCCAGACCGCCCGGCCCTGACATCCGCCGTGGGTGCGGACGTCGTCTCCCCCACCGTGGCTGGCCAGGGCAGGCGCGACCGTGGTCAGCGGCAGCGCGAGCGCCGAACAGGTGGCGAGGGCAACGAGGGCGTGGCGGGCAGACATGGAAGGCTCCTGGAGTCGGTGTCCCTCCAGCATCGCGGGAGCCAGGTCGCGGTTCCCATTGGCCGGTGGTACTAGGACCTCGGGTCATCTCCGGACCGGGGGTCGCCGGTGCCGCCCTCCTCGGGATACAGGACGCACGCCACCTCGACACCCCCCGCGCGCCGGAGCCGAGGCGCCCCCGCCTCCCGGAACCGGACGGCGACGCCGTTGCCCTCGGGCTCGATCGACTCCACGCCGGCCCAGAGCGGCTCGTCGGGGTCCTCGCGCCGGATCCGGTCGAGCAGGGCGCGGACCGGTCCGCTGCCCCCGCTGCCGAACCGGGCCGTCGTCGTGGGCTTGTCCAGGTGCTCGAGGTCGCCCACCAGCGCTTGCTCCTCGTCGTACGACGCGTCCCCGCGGGTCCAGTGCTGCTCCAGCAGGGGCCGCAGGTCGCGCGACTCCCAGCCGCAGTCCGCCACCGCTGCG
This genomic window from Nocardioides cynanchi contains:
- a CDS encoding site-2 protease family protein, whose amino-acid sequence is MSNDRAPGASPPVSRPPGTFKVGTIAGTDVLLTRTWFVVALVIAIFMAPAVDRAQPGLGGLKYVAGLTFAVLLYLSVLLHEAAHAVAAKRFGLPVSSITLHFMGGMTAIDKEPEHPRQEFWISVVGPLTSVAVGLVASALTFVAPGGLIGLAVGAIASANLIVGVVNLLPGLPLDGGRVLKAAVWRGSGDMHKGTVVAAWGGRVLALLAFVGWPLLTSKLLGGQPTAIDFLFAGMISLFLWSGATAAMTSAKVRSRLPFLVARDLARRTLTVPSELPLAEAVRRAQEVEAGSIVTVSISGQPVGVVNEVALLSVPEDRRPWVAVSTVARTLDEGLRLPAGIGGEDLIRAISARPAGEYLLLDPDGSIFGVLSTADVDRAFRAHA
- a CDS encoding RecB family exonuclease, with translation MSTPSTPLASPAELRSTPVDGEQVLGALSPSRASDFMTCPLMYRFRTIDRLPEEPSADALRGTLVHKVLEDLFDLPSADRTPEQARALLTPTWEALLAAEPAIAELFTDEGPDLAEWLASARDVLDRYFTLEDPRRLEPAERELYVETVLESKLLLRGFVDRLDVAPDGAMRVVDYKTGRSPSQLFEAKALFQMKFYALVLWRTRGTVPAMLQLVYLGNGEMLRYLPDEADLRATERKVEAIWRAIRIAEESGNWRPHRSKLCDWCSFQALCPEFGGTPPPLPGRISDPGTLTVDDIA
- a CDS encoding response regulator, whose amino-acid sequence is MSEPTIRVVIVDDHAVLRAGLEQLLAGQADLEVVGTAASGGEAIELVRELRPDVVLMDLQMPGMDGVAATREIVAEKLADVLVLTSYSDAERIVGALDAGAMGYLLKDAEPDEVLIGIRAVARGESPINPRAARELLGARRTTPAAELTPRETEVLVLVRQGLANKQIARRLGISERTVKAHLTSAFQRIGVVDRTQAALWAERNGLD
- a CDS encoding sensor histidine kinase, whose amino-acid sequence is MRLLRNPMVQFLVASFLLFGATWWATGMLSERAGRSEAVADAQVTTELLAHSVAEPAIPRKLVATDPGAIDRFDRAVLSRLMVGDVRRIKIWRADGTIVYSDETDLIGQRFPLDDEQRQVLLSGHTEGGVSDLRRSENKFETDQSGLLEVYTQIHSPEGTPLLFEAYYSLTTVQQRAHEVLTPFRRITAGGLLAILLLGVPLIGALTLRLTRASKARERLMLRAIDSSEAERRRIARDLHDGVVQELAGTAFALSGSAREPGLSAELRGDLDRAGQAVRRSLRQLRSLLVEIHPPGLNAGSLAASLEDLTAPAVSAGTAATVSVSGIEGAPDHVVTLVWRAAQESIRNAVRHAHAEHLSVDVTGDERQVRLVVKDDGVGFDPAQRSADTSYGLRGLKSLVEDGGGVVDVDSSPDAGTTVRMVVDRR